One genomic segment of Occultella kanbiaonis includes these proteins:
- a CDS encoding phage tail sheath C-terminal domain-containing protein codes for MTELVLPGVFIEVRPEGLIVPGAITVGNLGVVGTAAKGPVGTPRLLGSYSDALATFGAYDPWHGGTNDELTLTRALEQAYRFGATSVWAVRVADPGAVATAGLDLDSATGPCVRVDARWPGTWANGLTVAVSTADASALVREETVAGPPFVLAHAEVLHSAVNRIVVRPGGGGSDTVVPIVYDAAPSPTQVGVTTADGTLTFGTDPAAGDTVLATYMVDKASAVKVTVTLGVSAKEEYNVVSGDDLVADLADSALVTATALANPAEVPSTLAATPMGGGANGAGDPTGALHAGGLDALLAVDAHIIVGAGQTDATFGDDLALHCALASNDDNKRERIGIVGTALEDDRAAFVQNASGHALNSDRVVLVGPGFVADDRSVSPPAKVTLPGAYTAAAVAGLLSAQAPHISLTNKVLGVEALEHDLSSAELKQLVLSRVLAVEKRQGLRLVRGITTSTNTAWQQITTRRIVDYAKFGVRSAATPYIGLLNNERVRGALRATINNFLNSMVLDELLASENGYRLDVHATRDDEIRGIARVDIFLRPTFSIDFIKVTMFLE; via the coding sequence ATGACCGAACTAGTCCTACCCGGCGTCTTCATCGAAGTGCGCCCCGAGGGCCTCATCGTCCCGGGGGCGATCACCGTCGGGAACCTCGGCGTGGTCGGCACCGCAGCCAAGGGGCCGGTGGGCACGCCCCGCCTGCTCGGCAGCTACAGCGACGCCCTCGCCACCTTCGGCGCCTACGACCCGTGGCACGGCGGCACCAACGACGAACTCACCCTGACCCGCGCCCTCGAGCAGGCCTACCGGTTCGGTGCCACCAGCGTGTGGGCCGTGCGGGTGGCCGATCCGGGCGCCGTCGCCACGGCCGGCCTCGACCTCGACTCTGCGACCGGTCCGTGCGTGCGCGTCGACGCGCGTTGGCCGGGCACCTGGGCGAACGGGCTCACCGTGGCGGTCTCCACGGCCGACGCGAGCGCCCTGGTCCGCGAGGAGACCGTGGCCGGTCCCCCGTTCGTGCTGGCCCACGCCGAGGTGCTGCACAGCGCGGTGAACCGCATCGTGGTGCGACCGGGCGGCGGCGGTTCGGACACCGTGGTCCCGATCGTCTACGACGCCGCTCCGAGCCCCACCCAGGTGGGCGTCACGACGGCGGACGGCACCCTCACGTTCGGCACCGATCCCGCCGCCGGTGACACCGTGCTGGCCACCTACATGGTCGACAAGGCGTCCGCCGTGAAGGTCACGGTCACGCTCGGGGTGAGCGCGAAGGAGGAGTACAACGTGGTCTCCGGCGACGACCTGGTCGCCGACCTGGCCGACTCCGCGCTCGTCACGGCCACGGCACTGGCGAACCCCGCGGAGGTGCCGAGCACCCTCGCGGCGACCCCGATGGGCGGCGGCGCGAACGGCGCCGGGGATCCCACCGGCGCCCTGCACGCCGGTGGCCTCGACGCCCTGCTCGCGGTCGACGCGCACATCATCGTCGGCGCCGGCCAGACCGACGCGACGTTCGGCGACGACCTCGCCCTGCACTGCGCGCTCGCCTCGAACGACGACAACAAGCGGGAACGCATCGGCATCGTCGGCACCGCACTCGAAGACGACCGGGCCGCGTTCGTGCAGAACGCGTCCGGGCACGCCCTGAACAGCGACCGGGTGGTCCTGGTCGGCCCCGGCTTCGTCGCCGACGACCGGTCGGTCAGCCCACCGGCGAAGGTGACGCTGCCCGGCGCGTACACGGCAGCCGCCGTCGCGGGCCTGCTGTCCGCGCAGGCGCCGCACATCTCCCTGACGAACAAGGTCCTCGGAGTGGAGGCGCTCGAGCACGACCTGTCCAGCGCCGAGCTGAAGCAGTTGGTGCTGAGCCGGGTGCTCGCCGTCGAGAAGCGGCAGGGCCTGCGGCTGGTGCGGGGCATCACCACGTCCACGAACACGGCGTGGCAGCAGATCACCACCCGCCGGATCGTGGACTACGCGAAGTTCGGCGTCCGCAGCGCCGCCACCCCCTACATCGGCCTGCTGAACAACGAACGGGTCCGCGGCGCGCTGCGGGCCACCATCAACAACTTCCTGAACTCGATGGTGCTGGACGAGCTCCTCGCCTCCGAGAACGGCTACCGGCTGGACGTGCACGCCACCCGTGACGACGAGATCCGGGGCATCGCCCGGGTCGACATCTTCCTGCGGCCCACGTTCAGCATCGACTTCATCAAGGTCACGATGTTCCTCGAGTAA